A region of Coturnix japonica isolate 7356 chromosome 15, Coturnix japonica 2.1, whole genome shotgun sequence DNA encodes the following proteins:
- the LIMK2 gene encoding LIM domain kinase 2 isoform X1, which translates to MVTWLPGTAWLPVGIVTLGPSPPEISALSSGAALTVPSPVKGEEVWRCLGCGDLIAAGQRLYRTVNEAWHVSCFQCSECQDPLTNWYYEKDGKLYCHKDYWGKFGESCHGCSLLMTGPVMVAGEYKYHPECFACMSCKVIIEDGDTYALVQHSTLYCGKCHNQIVLTPMIEKHSTESLREQLPYTLTLISMPAATDGKRGFSVSVEGGCSSYATGVQVKEVNRMHISPDVRNAIHPADRILEINGAPIRTLQVEEVEDMIRKTSQTLQLLIEHDPVSQRLDRLRLDSRLPTHMKSPISPHSISPLDIKENLEGTLRRRSLRRSNSISKSPGPSSPKEPLLLSRDISRSESLRSSSSCSQQIFRPCDLIHGEVLGKGFFGQAIKVTHKATGKVMVMKELIRCDEETQKTFLTEVKVMRSLDHPNVLKFIGVLYKDKKLNLLTEYIEGGTLKDFLRNADPFPWQQKVSFAKGIASGMAYLHSMCIIHRDLNSHNCLIKLDKTVVVADFGLSRLIVEERKKPTLEKPSVKKRTLRKSDRKKRYTVVGNPYWMAPEMLNGQSYDETVDIFSFGIVLCEIIGQVYADPDCLPRTLDFGLNVKLFWEKFVPADCPPAFFPLAAICCRLEPESRPPFSKLEDSFEALSLYLGELAIPLPSELEELDHNVSVQYGLNRDKLPENTT; encoded by the exons ATGGTAACGTGGCTTCCTGGCACAGCGTGGCTCCCTGTAGGGATTGTCACACTTGGCCCATCTCCACCTGAaatctctgctctgagcagtggtGCAGCTCTAACGGTGCCATCTCCTGTGAAAG GTGAAGAAGTCTGGAGATGCCTGGGATGTGGGGACCTCATTGCTGCTGGTCAGCGCCTCTACAGGACAGTTAATGAAGCTTGGCACGTTTCCTGTTTCCA GTGCTCTGAATGCCAGGATCCCCTCACTAACTGGTACTATGAGAAAGATGGAAAGCTGTATTGCCACAAAGACTATTGGGGGAAGTTTGGGGAATCTTGCCACggctgctctctgctgatgACTGGACCTGTGATG GTGGCTGGAGAATACAAGTATCACCCTGAGTGCTTCGCTTGTATGAGCTGCAAAGTGATCATCGAAGATGGGGACACTTACGCACTGGTGCAGCATTCCACTCTCTACTG TGGAAAATGCCATAACCAGATTGTGCTGACACCGATGATAGAAAAACATTCCACTGAGTCTCTGCGTGAGCAGCTGCCTTATACACTGACACTCATCTCCATGCCAGCAGCTACTGATGGCAAAAGGGGCTTCTCTGTGTCTGTTGAGGGCGGCTGCTCCAGCTATGCCACTGGCGTCCAAGTGAAAGA AGTTAACAGGATGCACATCAGCCCAGATGTCCGAAATGCCATCCACCCTGCAGATCGTATCCTGGAAATTAACGGAGCTCCCATTCGTACATTACAGGTGGAGGAG GTGGAGGACATGATTCGCAAGACAAGCCAGACGCTTCAGCTGCTGATAGAGCACGACCCTGTCTCACAGCGCTTAGACAGGCTTCGGTTGGACTCCCGGCTTCCCACCCACATGAAGTCACCCATCTCGCCCCACTCCATCTCTCCGCTGGACATCAAGGAGAATCTGGAAGGAACGCTCCGCCGACGATCCCTCAG GCGAAGCAACAGCATTTCTAAGTCTCCTGGCCCCAGTTCTCCAAAGGAACCCCTCCTTCTGAGCCGTGACATCAGTCGCTCTGAATCTCTACGTTCCTCTTCTAGCTGCTCCCAGCAAATCTTCCGGCCATGTGATCTCATTCATGGAGAAGTACTAGGAAAAGGATTTTTTGGTCAAGCAATCAAG GTGACTCACAAAGCAACAGGAAAGGTGATGGTGATGAAGGAGCTGATTCGCTGTgatgaagaaacacagaagactTTTTTGACAGAG GTGAAAGTGATGCGCAGCCTGGATCACCCCAATGTGCTGAAGTTCATTGGTGTACTGTACAAGGACAAGAAGCTCAATCTCCTCACTGAGTACATCGAGGGTGGCACCCTGAAGGACTTCCTCCGCAATGCG GACCCATTTCCCTGGCAGCAGAAGGTCAGCTTTGCCAAAGGAATTGCCTCTGGAATG gCTTACTTGCACTCTATGTGCATCATTCACAGAGACCTGAATTCACATAATTGCCTAATCAAGTTG GATAAGACTGTGGTGGTGGCTGACTTTGGTCTGTCTCGGCTGATtgtggaggaaagaaaaaagcccaccCTGGAGAAGCCATCTGTCAAGAAACGAACCCTGCGGAAGAGTGACAGGAAGAAGCGCTACACGGTGGTTGGCAACCCGTACTGGATGGCCCCAGAGATGCTAAATG GACAGAGCTACGATGAGACAGTGGACATCTTTTCATTTGGGATAGTTCTTTGTGAG ATCATAGGCCAGGTTTATGCTGACCCAGACTGTCTCCCACGCACACTGGATTTTGGCCTTAATGTTAAGCTGTTCTGGGAAAAGTTTGTTCCTGCTGACTGTCCTCCAGCCTTTTTCCCTCTGGCTGCCATTTGCTGTAGACTGGAACCAGAGAGCAG GCCCCCTTTTTCTAAGCTCGAAGATTCCTTTGAAGCTCTCTCTCTTTACCTGGGAGAACTCGCCATCCCACTCCCAtctgagctggaggagctggacCATAATGTGAGTGTGCAGTACGGACTGAACCGTGACAAGTTACCT
- the LIMK2 gene encoding LIM domain kinase 2 isoform X2 encodes MAGPAGEEVWRCLGCGDLIAAGQRLYRTVNEAWHVSCFQCSECQDPLTNWYYEKDGKLYCHKDYWGKFGESCHGCSLLMTGPVMVAGEYKYHPECFACMSCKVIIEDGDTYALVQHSTLYCGKCHNQIVLTPMIEKHSTESLREQLPYTLTLISMPAATDGKRGFSVSVEGGCSSYATGVQVKEVNRMHISPDVRNAIHPADRILEINGAPIRTLQVEEVEDMIRKTSQTLQLLIEHDPVSQRLDRLRLDSRLPTHMKSPISPHSISPLDIKENLEGTLRRRSLRRSNSISKSPGPSSPKEPLLLSRDISRSESLRSSSSCSQQIFRPCDLIHGEVLGKGFFGQAIKVTHKATGKVMVMKELIRCDEETQKTFLTEVKVMRSLDHPNVLKFIGVLYKDKKLNLLTEYIEGGTLKDFLRNADPFPWQQKVSFAKGIASGMAYLHSMCIIHRDLNSHNCLIKLDKTVVVADFGLSRLIVEERKKPTLEKPSVKKRTLRKSDRKKRYTVVGNPYWMAPEMLNGQSYDETVDIFSFGIVLCEIIGQVYADPDCLPRTLDFGLNVKLFWEKFVPADCPPAFFPLAAICCRLEPESRPPFSKLEDSFEALSLYLGELAIPLPSELEELDHNVSVQYGLNRDKLPENTT; translated from the exons ATGGCGGGGCCGGCAG GTGAAGAAGTCTGGAGATGCCTGGGATGTGGGGACCTCATTGCTGCTGGTCAGCGCCTCTACAGGACAGTTAATGAAGCTTGGCACGTTTCCTGTTTCCA GTGCTCTGAATGCCAGGATCCCCTCACTAACTGGTACTATGAGAAAGATGGAAAGCTGTATTGCCACAAAGACTATTGGGGGAAGTTTGGGGAATCTTGCCACggctgctctctgctgatgACTGGACCTGTGATG GTGGCTGGAGAATACAAGTATCACCCTGAGTGCTTCGCTTGTATGAGCTGCAAAGTGATCATCGAAGATGGGGACACTTACGCACTGGTGCAGCATTCCACTCTCTACTG TGGAAAATGCCATAACCAGATTGTGCTGACACCGATGATAGAAAAACATTCCACTGAGTCTCTGCGTGAGCAGCTGCCTTATACACTGACACTCATCTCCATGCCAGCAGCTACTGATGGCAAAAGGGGCTTCTCTGTGTCTGTTGAGGGCGGCTGCTCCAGCTATGCCACTGGCGTCCAAGTGAAAGA AGTTAACAGGATGCACATCAGCCCAGATGTCCGAAATGCCATCCACCCTGCAGATCGTATCCTGGAAATTAACGGAGCTCCCATTCGTACATTACAGGTGGAGGAG GTGGAGGACATGATTCGCAAGACAAGCCAGACGCTTCAGCTGCTGATAGAGCACGACCCTGTCTCACAGCGCTTAGACAGGCTTCGGTTGGACTCCCGGCTTCCCACCCACATGAAGTCACCCATCTCGCCCCACTCCATCTCTCCGCTGGACATCAAGGAGAATCTGGAAGGAACGCTCCGCCGACGATCCCTCAG GCGAAGCAACAGCATTTCTAAGTCTCCTGGCCCCAGTTCTCCAAAGGAACCCCTCCTTCTGAGCCGTGACATCAGTCGCTCTGAATCTCTACGTTCCTCTTCTAGCTGCTCCCAGCAAATCTTCCGGCCATGTGATCTCATTCATGGAGAAGTACTAGGAAAAGGATTTTTTGGTCAAGCAATCAAG GTGACTCACAAAGCAACAGGAAAGGTGATGGTGATGAAGGAGCTGATTCGCTGTgatgaagaaacacagaagactTTTTTGACAGAG GTGAAAGTGATGCGCAGCCTGGATCACCCCAATGTGCTGAAGTTCATTGGTGTACTGTACAAGGACAAGAAGCTCAATCTCCTCACTGAGTACATCGAGGGTGGCACCCTGAAGGACTTCCTCCGCAATGCG GACCCATTTCCCTGGCAGCAGAAGGTCAGCTTTGCCAAAGGAATTGCCTCTGGAATG gCTTACTTGCACTCTATGTGCATCATTCACAGAGACCTGAATTCACATAATTGCCTAATCAAGTTG GATAAGACTGTGGTGGTGGCTGACTTTGGTCTGTCTCGGCTGATtgtggaggaaagaaaaaagcccaccCTGGAGAAGCCATCTGTCAAGAAACGAACCCTGCGGAAGAGTGACAGGAAGAAGCGCTACACGGTGGTTGGCAACCCGTACTGGATGGCCCCAGAGATGCTAAATG GACAGAGCTACGATGAGACAGTGGACATCTTTTCATTTGGGATAGTTCTTTGTGAG ATCATAGGCCAGGTTTATGCTGACCCAGACTGTCTCCCACGCACACTGGATTTTGGCCTTAATGTTAAGCTGTTCTGGGAAAAGTTTGTTCCTGCTGACTGTCCTCCAGCCTTTTTCCCTCTGGCTGCCATTTGCTGTAGACTGGAACCAGAGAGCAG GCCCCCTTTTTCTAAGCTCGAAGATTCCTTTGAAGCTCTCTCTCTTTACCTGGGAGAACTCGCCATCCCACTCCCAtctgagctggaggagctggacCATAATGTGAGTGTGCAGTACGGACTGAACCGTGACAAGTTACCT
- the LIMK2 gene encoding LIM domain kinase 2 isoform X4: MTGPVMVAGEYKYHPECFACMSCKVIIEDGDTYALVQHSTLYCGKCHNQIVLTPMIEKHSTESLREQLPYTLTLISMPAATDGKRGFSVSVEGGCSSYATGVQVKEVNRMHISPDVRNAIHPADRILEINGAPIRTLQVEEVEDMIRKTSQTLQLLIEHDPVSQRLDRLRLDSRLPTHMKSPISPHSISPLDIKENLEGTLRRRSLRRSNSISKSPGPSSPKEPLLLSRDISRSESLRSSSSCSQQIFRPCDLIHGEVLGKGFFGQAIKVTHKATGKVMVMKELIRCDEETQKTFLTEVKVMRSLDHPNVLKFIGVLYKDKKLNLLTEYIEGGTLKDFLRNADPFPWQQKVSFAKGIASGMAYLHSMCIIHRDLNSHNCLIKLDKTVVVADFGLSRLIVEERKKPTLEKPSVKKRTLRKSDRKKRYTVVGNPYWMAPEMLNGQSYDETVDIFSFGIVLCEIIGQVYADPDCLPRTLDFGLNVKLFWEKFVPADCPPAFFPLAAICCRLEPESRPPFSKLEDSFEALSLYLGELAIPLPSELEELDHNVSVQYGLNRDKLPENTT, translated from the exons atgACTGGACCTGTGATG GTGGCTGGAGAATACAAGTATCACCCTGAGTGCTTCGCTTGTATGAGCTGCAAAGTGATCATCGAAGATGGGGACACTTACGCACTGGTGCAGCATTCCACTCTCTACTG TGGAAAATGCCATAACCAGATTGTGCTGACACCGATGATAGAAAAACATTCCACTGAGTCTCTGCGTGAGCAGCTGCCTTATACACTGACACTCATCTCCATGCCAGCAGCTACTGATGGCAAAAGGGGCTTCTCTGTGTCTGTTGAGGGCGGCTGCTCCAGCTATGCCACTGGCGTCCAAGTGAAAGA AGTTAACAGGATGCACATCAGCCCAGATGTCCGAAATGCCATCCACCCTGCAGATCGTATCCTGGAAATTAACGGAGCTCCCATTCGTACATTACAGGTGGAGGAG GTGGAGGACATGATTCGCAAGACAAGCCAGACGCTTCAGCTGCTGATAGAGCACGACCCTGTCTCACAGCGCTTAGACAGGCTTCGGTTGGACTCCCGGCTTCCCACCCACATGAAGTCACCCATCTCGCCCCACTCCATCTCTCCGCTGGACATCAAGGAGAATCTGGAAGGAACGCTCCGCCGACGATCCCTCAG GCGAAGCAACAGCATTTCTAAGTCTCCTGGCCCCAGTTCTCCAAAGGAACCCCTCCTTCTGAGCCGTGACATCAGTCGCTCTGAATCTCTACGTTCCTCTTCTAGCTGCTCCCAGCAAATCTTCCGGCCATGTGATCTCATTCATGGAGAAGTACTAGGAAAAGGATTTTTTGGTCAAGCAATCAAG GTGACTCACAAAGCAACAGGAAAGGTGATGGTGATGAAGGAGCTGATTCGCTGTgatgaagaaacacagaagactTTTTTGACAGAG GTGAAAGTGATGCGCAGCCTGGATCACCCCAATGTGCTGAAGTTCATTGGTGTACTGTACAAGGACAAGAAGCTCAATCTCCTCACTGAGTACATCGAGGGTGGCACCCTGAAGGACTTCCTCCGCAATGCG GACCCATTTCCCTGGCAGCAGAAGGTCAGCTTTGCCAAAGGAATTGCCTCTGGAATG gCTTACTTGCACTCTATGTGCATCATTCACAGAGACCTGAATTCACATAATTGCCTAATCAAGTTG GATAAGACTGTGGTGGTGGCTGACTTTGGTCTGTCTCGGCTGATtgtggaggaaagaaaaaagcccaccCTGGAGAAGCCATCTGTCAAGAAACGAACCCTGCGGAAGAGTGACAGGAAGAAGCGCTACACGGTGGTTGGCAACCCGTACTGGATGGCCCCAGAGATGCTAAATG GACAGAGCTACGATGAGACAGTGGACATCTTTTCATTTGGGATAGTTCTTTGTGAG ATCATAGGCCAGGTTTATGCTGACCCAGACTGTCTCCCACGCACACTGGATTTTGGCCTTAATGTTAAGCTGTTCTGGGAAAAGTTTGTTCCTGCTGACTGTCCTCCAGCCTTTTTCCCTCTGGCTGCCATTTGCTGTAGACTGGAACCAGAGAGCAG GCCCCCTTTTTCTAAGCTCGAAGATTCCTTTGAAGCTCTCTCTCTTTACCTGGGAGAACTCGCCATCCCACTCCCAtctgagctggaggagctggacCATAATGTGAGTGTGCAGTACGGACTGAACCGTGACAAGTTACCT
- the LIMK2 gene encoding LIM domain kinase 2 isoform X3 — protein MGSYLSAPAYFAPKDPFRCSECQDPLTNWYYEKDGKLYCHKDYWGKFGESCHGCSLLMTGPVMVAGEYKYHPECFACMSCKVIIEDGDTYALVQHSTLYCGKCHNQIVLTPMIEKHSTESLREQLPYTLTLISMPAATDGKRGFSVSVEGGCSSYATGVQVKEVNRMHISPDVRNAIHPADRILEINGAPIRTLQVEEVEDMIRKTSQTLQLLIEHDPVSQRLDRLRLDSRLPTHMKSPISPHSISPLDIKENLEGTLRRRSLRRSNSISKSPGPSSPKEPLLLSRDISRSESLRSSSSCSQQIFRPCDLIHGEVLGKGFFGQAIKVTHKATGKVMVMKELIRCDEETQKTFLTEVKVMRSLDHPNVLKFIGVLYKDKKLNLLTEYIEGGTLKDFLRNADPFPWQQKVSFAKGIASGMAYLHSMCIIHRDLNSHNCLIKLDKTVVVADFGLSRLIVEERKKPTLEKPSVKKRTLRKSDRKKRYTVVGNPYWMAPEMLNGQSYDETVDIFSFGIVLCEIIGQVYADPDCLPRTLDFGLNVKLFWEKFVPADCPPAFFPLAAICCRLEPESRPPFSKLEDSFEALSLYLGELAIPLPSELEELDHNVSVQYGLNRDKLPENTT, from the exons ATGGGAAGTTACTTGTCAGCCCCTGCTTACTTCGCTCCCAAGGATCCCTTTCG GTGCTCTGAATGCCAGGATCCCCTCACTAACTGGTACTATGAGAAAGATGGAAAGCTGTATTGCCACAAAGACTATTGGGGGAAGTTTGGGGAATCTTGCCACggctgctctctgctgatgACTGGACCTGTGATG GTGGCTGGAGAATACAAGTATCACCCTGAGTGCTTCGCTTGTATGAGCTGCAAAGTGATCATCGAAGATGGGGACACTTACGCACTGGTGCAGCATTCCACTCTCTACTG TGGAAAATGCCATAACCAGATTGTGCTGACACCGATGATAGAAAAACATTCCACTGAGTCTCTGCGTGAGCAGCTGCCTTATACACTGACACTCATCTCCATGCCAGCAGCTACTGATGGCAAAAGGGGCTTCTCTGTGTCTGTTGAGGGCGGCTGCTCCAGCTATGCCACTGGCGTCCAAGTGAAAGA AGTTAACAGGATGCACATCAGCCCAGATGTCCGAAATGCCATCCACCCTGCAGATCGTATCCTGGAAATTAACGGAGCTCCCATTCGTACATTACAGGTGGAGGAG GTGGAGGACATGATTCGCAAGACAAGCCAGACGCTTCAGCTGCTGATAGAGCACGACCCTGTCTCACAGCGCTTAGACAGGCTTCGGTTGGACTCCCGGCTTCCCACCCACATGAAGTCACCCATCTCGCCCCACTCCATCTCTCCGCTGGACATCAAGGAGAATCTGGAAGGAACGCTCCGCCGACGATCCCTCAG GCGAAGCAACAGCATTTCTAAGTCTCCTGGCCCCAGTTCTCCAAAGGAACCCCTCCTTCTGAGCCGTGACATCAGTCGCTCTGAATCTCTACGTTCCTCTTCTAGCTGCTCCCAGCAAATCTTCCGGCCATGTGATCTCATTCATGGAGAAGTACTAGGAAAAGGATTTTTTGGTCAAGCAATCAAG GTGACTCACAAAGCAACAGGAAAGGTGATGGTGATGAAGGAGCTGATTCGCTGTgatgaagaaacacagaagactTTTTTGACAGAG GTGAAAGTGATGCGCAGCCTGGATCACCCCAATGTGCTGAAGTTCATTGGTGTACTGTACAAGGACAAGAAGCTCAATCTCCTCACTGAGTACATCGAGGGTGGCACCCTGAAGGACTTCCTCCGCAATGCG GACCCATTTCCCTGGCAGCAGAAGGTCAGCTTTGCCAAAGGAATTGCCTCTGGAATG gCTTACTTGCACTCTATGTGCATCATTCACAGAGACCTGAATTCACATAATTGCCTAATCAAGTTG GATAAGACTGTGGTGGTGGCTGACTTTGGTCTGTCTCGGCTGATtgtggaggaaagaaaaaagcccaccCTGGAGAAGCCATCTGTCAAGAAACGAACCCTGCGGAAGAGTGACAGGAAGAAGCGCTACACGGTGGTTGGCAACCCGTACTGGATGGCCCCAGAGATGCTAAATG GACAGAGCTACGATGAGACAGTGGACATCTTTTCATTTGGGATAGTTCTTTGTGAG ATCATAGGCCAGGTTTATGCTGACCCAGACTGTCTCCCACGCACACTGGATTTTGGCCTTAATGTTAAGCTGTTCTGGGAAAAGTTTGTTCCTGCTGACTGTCCTCCAGCCTTTTTCCCTCTGGCTGCCATTTGCTGTAGACTGGAACCAGAGAGCAG GCCCCCTTTTTCTAAGCTCGAAGATTCCTTTGAAGCTCTCTCTCTTTACCTGGGAGAACTCGCCATCCCACTCCCAtctgagctggaggagctggacCATAATGTGAGTGTGCAGTACGGACTGAACCGTGACAAGTTACCT